A region of the Phaseolus vulgaris cultivar G19833 chromosome 11, P. vulgaris v2.0, whole genome shotgun sequence genome:
TGCAAAAAAAGGGTTTTACAATGTGTACAGATAACGGTTTAAGTTAGAGTGTCGTCTACAAAAATGCAGTGacaattttgaaaataagatcAACATATAGACTATAGTTCTAATTATAAATGTTGTCTATTTAAAACAGAGCATATAAACTACGATTCATGGCCAACCATTACCTATAATGGCCACTATAGACTATGATTTTTTAGGCAATTGTTGCCCTATATAGATTACGGTTATTAGGTCATAACCTTCgcttatatgtttttttatttccacTCTAGGCTTTTTCTTCTTTGTGCTTTCTTCTCCGCTACTTCCATTGTTGTCTTCTTTGTGACTTCTCTTTATTGTCATTGCTCGCATTCCTTGTAATGTGCCTTCcttattgttttttatgttaattttcatatttttttgtgcTTTCTTGATGaatttttctctattttcagTGTTGAACGAGTGCGTTCTCAGTTTTGAAAATGCTACTTGTGTTCTCTTTCCTGTCGTTGTTGTGCATCACCGCTGAAGCTCTTGAGTTCCTCTACAACCTCTATTTCTTTACCACAACCTTTGTCCACCATCTTGAGTTTGCACAACCTAAAGTCGTTCTCTCTCAAAAATTTCTCAACATCAAacttggataaaaaaaaataaggacaAGATTGAAGAAAACATTTTAGGATCATGTAAGCTATAGGTGATTGTTCTATATATAATCATTGTCTTTAATGGTTTAATAGACTATGATTGTGTGGTCGTCgtctataattcaaaattatagaCAATGTGTACATAGATTACGAATCTAAAACCGTAGTATCATATGCATATTTTGGCAACTGCACATAGTAGTAGTAAATCCAAATTCCTTGTTTGGTCATTAAATAGGATTGGTGATGTTTTTagatgaaaatttatttttttacaccaTTAATATTGTACATAAGAAATATCTACTTTCTATACTCCACACACAATTCAAATTAGTTGGAAAAAAGatatttagtttatattttttatgcaaatacaaaaataaaaaaataaaaaagaaattttgaTTTAACTTCTTAGTATCAGTTGaataaagaataagaaaaaattaatgaaactaTAATTACCTCTTTCTTGGCATACTTCATAAAATATACTTTTCCTTGCTTTCTCATCTCTTTCTCAATTTCTTCATAAACATCCAAAATTGCCTTATAACATAATTGCATGTATTTTGGCAGATCAACCAAGCAACAAATATCCCACCTGCAAGTCTTGAGAAAGTTATCTTTGATATATTGGAAGAATTATGCTAAATATATACTATTATATGTCATTTTGATGTGTCGAACCTCTCAATTGCACTGGTGAAAAGCTCAAGTTCTTCAATGGTTCCATAAGCATCATAGAGGTCATCAATGATGGAGGCTAGAGCTATTGCTTTTGTTGTTATCCATCTATAATATTGTGGTTCAAAGTAGACCCCCAAAATCCAAAAACAACATTCTACGATCCTATCTCGTGTAAAAGGTAAATTGGTTGATACATTTAAATCTTTAGTCCACCATCTGCATCACAAAAAATTGCACTAAGATTCCAAAGACAAGAACAAAAATCTTTAACTAATATTCATTGAATTATGCAACGAAAGGTAAATATGTGTGAGGAAGACATTACCTGGTTAGACTGCTGACTTCTTTCAAATGTAGCTTCTGCAACATATTAAAATCTAATTTTGCAAATGTTAACAATTTTTCATCATGAGATGGATCTTCTTCGTAGTAAGACATATAATATGTTGCCTCCAATCTAGGCAAACCTCTTCGAAGTGATTGTTTTAAGCTATGTTGCACTCGTGCCACATGAGAACAACTTAATTGGGTGGTTATAAACTTCGTTAACTGCTCGAAACTGAACTTATGTGCTTCTTCAAGCATATCTTCTCCATGACATCTTAGTCCTGCTGCTTCATACAAGCTTAACATTCCTTGAATATCATCATCTAAACTTTCCTTAAACTTTCCGGTTTGGTCTTGGAATTTACAAAATATACCtgtttaatttataaacatgtgttaatttcaagatatttatttgattatataattattataaggGATGCTACCACACAACCAACTTACACAAATTAAAATCAAACTATTTACATAAGTTGGTTTGAGTCACCCTATAAATCCAATCTTAAAAGTgaaatttgttttgaaaaataataattgtttgtataatttaaaagaaattaaagctTATTTTGgatcaaattatatttattagtgGTTAGAAAATTTTGATAACCAAGAAATATGCAAAATCcgatgtatttttctttttttttttcaaaatctataTACCAAACAAACTtggtaatattaataatattaacaaaaagtAATGAAATATACCTGTGATTCATATTCCACTATGGAAAAGCGAGAGAGAATAGAATTGTAACCAAGAGTTAGAGATAATGATTAAGAGTGGGACCATACTTCCTTACCCATAATATTTATAagtcatatttataaaaatgttgtctttttatttctataattgAGAAAAGACCATATTTTTATTGGTTTAAGCAACCCTTATTCTAATATAGTTTATTCATTACTAAAGACAACACTTTAAAATTGTggattaaatataaatagtttataagtCATGGTCTTTAGTAGTTCATATGTACACACTAAAAAAAAGTGTAGtctttttatgtttaaaaaacaCTTACATACAGGTGGACTTAGTGTTGcataagacaaaaaaaatgttataatttaaaaaatgtgaattaaagtaactatattttaaaagtcgttttctatattaaaaacaactttaattaaatataatttaaaatactcaTAATTAAAGAttgcattttattattttaagtcataatttttaatttatttttttcttcctgaaaaatgttatttataataatttattaatcatatttataaaattataattgttttactTTTTAGAACACATTTATACAAGGTGACCAAGTATTGTGTAGTCTaaagtaaataataaatgaTATAGTGagtctatttttatatttctctTACATATTTAACTTCATCCTTACTTTAGTTAAGAAACTCATTATTTTATTCCACTACTTTGTCCCTCAAACCACGTTTTTTCAATAGTTAGATTTTTAGCCAAAATTATTAAACTTTACAAGTTTTtctattcttccttttcttttgtttaaaaaaattgtagacACGCATCCTACCTCATGGTCTGTTTCAAACCAACTTGAACTTGATTAACTCATTTATGATTCATCTGCCCAAGAAAAGCTCAAAATTTGATTGGAGCAaagtatttaaatttgtttagacTTGTTTGTATATAGTTCACTCGACTACAAACAAAGACATCCATGATGTGATGATGCAATGCAACTAGTACCAAAGTAGCCCAAAGAGCAAACTCGAAGAATAAATTTAGTAGCATCACAAAAGAAgttattgtttttgaaaaaaaaattggttaaaAGTTGATGAACACATACTTGAAGAAATGCGGTATCCATGCTGTCTGAGCAACCTAAAGAGTAGAGCCGTATGGTAAAGATTATCACTATGAGCTATGATATTATTGTCCTTTGTTGAAATGTCATAAATTTGACAAAGAAGAGTGTCAATTTCGTGCTCAAAATGGTAAGAGACACCCAAACGTTGGACATAATCAATGAAGTTCAATTTAAAAGAGAAATTGTTATGATCAATAAGTGAGACAAGGATCTTCATCACGTCCTCTTTTAATAGTTTAGCTTGTTGAATGTGGCTATCACTTTCCTgc
Encoded here:
- the LOC137824580 gene encoding (-)-germacrene D synthase-like; the protein is MQQTMSNGSLSLPTSANGAKSPFTRPIANFHPSIWGDRFLSYVPTFAESDSHIQQAKLLKEDVMKILVSLIDHNNFSFKLNFIDYVQRLGVSYHFEHEIDTLLCQIYDISTKDNNIIAHSDNLYHTALLFRLLRQHGYRISSSIFCKFQDQTGKFKESLDDDIQGMLSLYEAAGLRCHGEDMLEEAHKFSFEQLTKFITTQLSCSHVARVQHSLKQSLRRGLPRLEATYYMSYYEEDPSHDEKLLTFAKLDFNMLQKLHLKEVSSLTRWWTKDLNVSTNLPFTRDRIVECCFWILGVYFEPQYYRWITTKAIALASIIDDLYDAYGTIEELELFTSAIERWDICCLVDLPKYMQLCYKAILDVYEEIEKEMRKQGKVYFMKYAKKEMKRLVQAHMAEGRWCHTNHIPTMEEYMKVREISSGYPFLITLSFLGMKDTTEEVLIWATNEPIIIAASTTICRIMDDIVGDEFEQQREHVVSSISCYMKQHKVSRKCAIEELQKLVENAWKDINDACLAPTQVPMTFLMRVVNFARVIDMHYKDEDNYTNAGGIMKNHIESLLVKKMFV